One Phaseolus vulgaris cultivar G19833 chromosome 2, P. vulgaris v2.0, whole genome shotgun sequence DNA window includes the following coding sequences:
- the LOC137812669 gene encoding protein SPIRAL1-like 5 → MSRGERSGGGQSSLNYLFGSEEKPKPSPPKTVSCSLPPYGIEMDNNNPPIAHPPPSQGQHLGNLLTNRPSTKVKSVPGGHLSLGYLFGDK, encoded by the exons ATGAGTCGAGGTGAAAGAAGTGGTGGTGGACAAAGCTCCTTAAATTACCTATTTGGGTCAGAAGAGAAGCCAAAGCCTTCTCCTCCAAAGACAGTTTCATGTTCATTGCCACCTTATGGCATTGAAATGGATAACAATAACCCTCCCATTGCTCATCCTCCTCCTTCTCAGGGTCAACACCTGGGAAATCTTCTAACA AATCGTCCATCCACAAAAGTCAAATCGGTTCCCGGTGGACACTTGTCGCTAGGATACTTGTTCGGAGACAAGTGA